One Chloroflexota bacterium genomic region harbors:
- a CDS encoding hydroxymethylglutaryl-CoA reductase, degradative gives MPPKDINSRISGYYQLSMDERRAHLTQRGLLSPEEIPILDADSGLSLEQAQHMIENVVGLYSLPLGLALNFTINGRDVLIPMVVEEPSIVAGASFMAKLARAGGGFFTSSTPPEMIGQMQILDVTDPHSARLSLLEHKTELLAAAAEIDPILKELGGGPRDLEVRIIEDSPIGPFLVAHLIYDVRDAMGANAVNTACERLAPQIETITGGRVHLRILSNLADRRLVRARCTIPLAKLAFGDFPAEEVRDGIIEAWAFAAADPYRAATHNKGIMNGIDAVVLATGNDWRAIEAGAHAYAARSGQYTSLSTWGADAEGNLVGTLELPMAVGIVGGATRVHPTAKLALKIMQISSASQLAEIIAAVGLAQNLAALRALATEGIQRGHMNLHARQVAIAAGATDEMIEKIAAQMVTEKAVRIDRAREILVKIECSAG, from the coding sequence ATGCCCCCTAAAGACATCAACTCACGGATTTCTGGATATTATCAACTTTCGATGGATGAACGACGGGCGCACCTGACCCAGCGTGGGCTGCTGTCTCCGGAGGAAATACCCATTCTCGATGCGGATTCCGGTTTATCGCTCGAACAGGCGCAGCACATGATCGAAAACGTGGTCGGTCTGTATAGCCTGCCCCTGGGGCTGGCGCTCAACTTCACCATTAACGGGCGCGATGTACTCATCCCGATGGTTGTCGAAGAACCTTCCATCGTGGCCGGAGCCTCCTTCATGGCAAAGTTGGCCCGCGCCGGGGGTGGATTCTTCACCTCCAGCACGCCGCCCGAAATGATCGGGCAAATGCAAATCTTGGATGTCACCGATCCGCATAGCGCCCGCCTTTCCCTGCTCGAACACAAAACTGAACTCCTAGCCGCAGCCGCCGAGATTGACCCCATTCTCAAAGAGCTGGGAGGCGGGCCGCGCGATCTTGAAGTGCGCATCATCGAAGATTCGCCCATCGGCCCCTTTTTAGTCGCGCACCTGATCTACGATGTGCGCGATGCTATGGGCGCCAACGCCGTCAACACGGCCTGCGAGCGTCTGGCTCCCCAAATCGAAACCATCACCGGGGGGCGCGTGCATCTGCGTATTCTCTCCAACCTGGCCGATCGCCGTCTGGTGCGCGCCCGCTGCACTATCCCGCTGGCAAAACTGGCCTTTGGCGATTTCCCTGCCGAAGAAGTGCGTGATGGCATCATCGAAGCCTGGGCCTTCGCCGCCGCCGACCCCTACCGCGCCGCAACACACAATAAAGGCATTATGAACGGCATCGACGCCGTCGTCCTCGCCACCGGCAACGATTGGCGCGCCATTGAAGCCGGGGCACACGCCTATGCGGCGCGCTCCGGGCAATACACATCCCTGAGCACATGGGGGGCAGATGCCGAAGGCAATTTGGTGGGCACGCTGGAACTCCCTATGGCGGTGGGCATTGTGGGCGGGGCTACGCGTGTGCATCCCACGGCGAAACTGGCGCTAAAAATTATGCAAATCAGCAGCGCCAGCCAACTGGCCGAGATTATCGCCGCGGTGGGCTTGGCGCAAAACCTGGCCGCCTTGCGCGCGCTGGCAACCGAAGGCATTCAACGCGGTCACATGAACCTGCATGCCCGCCAGGTCGCCATCGCCGCTGGAGCCACGGACGAGATGATCGAAAAAATCGCCGCGCAAATGGTCACCGAAAAGGCGGTGCGGATTGATCGAGCGAGAGAGATTTTGGTAAAAATAGAATGTAGCGCAGGATAA
- a CDS encoding hydroxymethylglutaryl-CoA synthase — MTQPSTSNLQQKLLIPSRSVGIVGYGAYVPRYRLPAKEISRIWTDGTGGAPIQEKAVPGPDEDTATMSIEAARNALARAEIQAEEIRAVWVGSESHPYAVKPTSTIVAEALGIVPFTQAGDWEFACKAGTEAMVAAMGLVGSNMANYALAIGMDTAQGRPGDALEYTAAAGGAAFLIGPAEEALAVIESSLSYVTDTPDFWRREYQKYPEHGQRFTGEPAYFHHITSAAQVYLDSTGTTAADYQYAIFHQPNTKFPTRVGAQLGFSKEQIAPGLLVPVIGNTYSGAAIIGLTATLDIAQPGDRILMVSFGSGAGSDALGLRVTERLLEQRDKAIKTQTYIARRTEIDYATYTRMRGKLLMK, encoded by the coding sequence ATGACTCAACCTTCAACATCCAACCTTCAACAGAAATTACTCATTCCCTCCCGCTCGGTGGGAATCGTTGGCTACGGCGCGTATGTACCGCGCTACCGCCTGCCCGCCAAAGAGATTTCGCGCATTTGGACAGATGGCACCGGCGGCGCCCCGATTCAGGAGAAAGCCGTCCCCGGTCCAGACGAAGATACCGCCACCATGTCGATTGAGGCGGCGCGTAACGCCCTGGCGCGGGCCGAAATCCAGGCCGAAGAAATTCGCGCTGTTTGGGTGGGATCCGAATCGCATCCCTATGCCGTAAAACCCACCTCCACGATTGTTGCCGAAGCCCTGGGGATTGTACCCTTCACGCAGGCGGGTGATTGGGAATTCGCCTGCAAAGCGGGCACGGAAGCGATGGTCGCGGCGATGGGTTTGGTCGGCTCCAATATGGCAAACTACGCCCTGGCAATCGGCATGGATACAGCACAAGGCCGCCCCGGCGACGCCCTGGAATATACCGCGGCGGCGGGTGGCGCGGCCTTTTTAATCGGCCCGGCAGAAGAAGCGCTGGCGGTGATTGAAAGCAGCCTGTCCTACGTCACCGACACACCCGATTTTTGGCGGCGAGAATACCAGAAATACCCCGAACACGGGCAGCGCTTCACCGGCGAACCGGCCTATTTTCATCACATCACTTCAGCAGCGCAGGTCTATCTGGATTCCACCGGAACTACTGCTGCCGATTACCAATATGCTATCTTCCACCAGCCCAACACTAAATTCCCCACGCGGGTTGGCGCGCAATTGGGCTTCAGCAAAGAGCAAATTGCCCCCGGACTGCTCGTCCCAGTGATCGGCAATACTTATTCCGGAGCAGCGATCATTGGCCTGACCGCCACGCTGGATATTGCTCAGCCCGGCGACCGCATTCTGATGGTCTCTTTTGGCTCCGGGGCAGGCTCCGATGCTTTGGGTCTGCGCGTCACCGAGCGACTGCTGGAGCAGCGCGACAAGGCCATCAAAACCCAAACCTACATTGCCCGCCGCACCGAGATTGATTATGCGACCTATACGCGCATGCGCGGCAAATTATTGATGAAGTAA